A window from Meiothermus sp. CFH 77666 encodes these proteins:
- a CDS encoding type II toxin-antitoxin system VapC family toxin: MSVVLDASALLAYLNQEAGAEAVAKQMIGGGFISAVNLAEVYSKVAEWGQDVRLLEQALVHQGLLGGVLEVVPFGPEDVLRVAALRPLTKTQGLSLGDRVCLALAQRLGLPAITTDSAWSNLDAGVEVRVVR, translated from the coding sequence TGGCCTACCTCAACCAGGAGGCGGGGGCCGAGGCAGTTGCCAAACAGATGATTGGGGGCGGTTTTATCAGCGCCGTCAATCTGGCCGAGGTCTACAGCAAGGTGGCTGAGTGGGGCCAGGACGTGCGCCTGCTCGAGCAGGCCCTGGTGCATCAGGGTTTGCTGGGGGGTGTATTAGAGGTGGTGCCCTTCGGCCCCGAGGACGTCCTGCGGGTGGCCGCGCTGCGACCCCTGACCAAAACCCAGGGGCTATCCCTGGGAGATCGGGTCTGTCTGGCACTGGCCCAGCGGCTGGGATTGCCCGCCATCACCACCGACAGCGCCTGGAGCAACCTGGACGCAGGGGTTGAGGTGCGGGTTGTGCGTTAG